The following are encoded in a window of Lusitaniella coriacea LEGE 07157 genomic DNA:
- a CDS encoding DUF1823 family protein — MDALPPLNTETLWAILNEELEDTTVNQLVWHYLGYRYDASRQEWDASGVGEEWRKDYPEPPDFIANRPPTVKLTRSIPKENKQLLKEKLGFKGYKVGDFGPRQTRRATMANWLLSYMQLEGLLD; from the coding sequence ATGGATGCGCTTCCCCCTCTCAATACAGAAACCCTTTGGGCAATTCTTAATGAAGAATTAGAGGATACAACAGTCAATCAACTGGTGTGGCATTATTTGGGCTATCGTTACGATGCTTCTCGCCAGGAGTGGGATGCAAGTGGGGTCGGAGAAGAGTGGCGCAAGGACTATCCCGAACCGCCGGATTTTATCGCCAATCGTCCGCCAACCGTGAAACTGACTCGTTCGATTCCCAAGGAGAACAAACAACTGTTGAAGGAGAAATTGGGGTTTAAGGGGTATAAGGTGGGGGACTTTGGCCCGCGACAAACGCGCCGTGCGACGATGGCGAATTGGTTGCTAAGTTATATGCAGCTTGAGGGATTATTAGATTGA